One Microcebus murinus isolate Inina chromosome 9, M.murinus_Inina_mat1.0, whole genome shotgun sequence DNA window includes the following coding sequences:
- the LOC105867282 gene encoding dynactin subunit 5-like, with protein sequence MTDSDRIQSCRREVVARELGELLYNKSEYMETASGNKVSCQSELCGSQNIVLRGKTIVMNDCIIRGDLANLRVGRHCVEKSRSVIRPPFKKFSKGIAFFPLHIGDHVFIEEDCVVNAAQIGSYVHVGKNCVIGHQCVLKDCCKILDNTVLPPETGVPPFTVFSGCPGLFSGKLPDCTQELMIDVTKSYYQKFLPLTQV encoded by the coding sequence ATGACAGACTCTGACAGGATCCAGAGCTGCAGAAGGGAGGTGGTGGCCAGGGAGTTGGGTGAGCTGCTCTACAACAAGTCCGAGTACATGGAGACGGCATCTGGGAACAAAGTTAGCTGCCAGTCAGAGCTGTGTGGAAGCCAGAACATCGTTCTTAGAGGCAAGACCATTGTAATGAATGACTGCATTATCCGAGGGGATCTGGCAAATTTAAGAGTTGGACGCCATTGTGTTGAGAAGAGTCGTAGTGTCATAAGGCCACCATTCAAGAAATTCAGTAAAGGCATTGCATTCTTTCCATTACATATTGGGGACCATGTCTTTATTGAGGAAGATTGTGTGGTCAACGCAGCTCAGATTGGTTCCTACGTTCATGTTGGCAAGAACTGTGTGATTGGGCACCAGTGTGTGTTAAAAGACTGCTGCAAAATTCTTGACAACACAGTATTACCTCCAGAAACTGGGGTCCCACCATTCACTGTCTTCTCAGGCTGCCCAGGACTCTTCTCAGGGAAGCTTCCCGACTGTACTCAGGAGCTGATGATCGACGTCACCAAGAGCTACTACCAGAAATTTTTGCCCCTGACACAAGTGTAG